In Aegilops tauschii subsp. strangulata cultivar AL8/78 chromosome 3, Aet v6.0, whole genome shotgun sequence, one genomic interval encodes:
- the LOC109779933 gene encoding transcription initiation factor TFIID subunit 7: MDEQFILRVSPSVAEQIERLMNESAAGSSSNPDDASLDLSFSEDGRSGTFMIGNQRFPASLLDLPTVVESYKTYDDSFLVKTADIGQMVMVREEDDPAPEGAEYKHGLTPPMRDARRRRFRREPDLNAELVHRVEKDLISIMQGVPVNQNASVAGGGEGGDRKKAAPAPAPKPDVQEPAANGEEAEADRSDSDESDS; encoded by the exons ATGGACGAGCAGTTCATCCTCCGCGTGTCCCCATCCGTGGCGGAGCAGATCGAGCGTCTTATGAACGAATCTGCCGCTGGCTCATCCTCCAACCCCGACGACGCCTCCCTTGACCTCTCCTTCTCAG AGGATGGAAGGAGTGGCACATTTATGATTGGTAACCAGAGGTTTCCTGCATCTCTCTTGGATCTCCCAACCGTTGTGGAGTCATATAAGACATATGATGATTCCTTTTTAGTTAAAACTGCTGATATTGGTCAG ATGGTAATGGTAAGAGAAGAAGATGATCCTGCTCCAGAAGGAGCTGAATACAAGCATGGACTTACTCCTCCAATGAGGGATGCACGCAGGCGACGTTTTCGCAGAGAGCCTGACTTGAAT GCAGAGCTTGTTCACCGAGTTGAGAAGGATCTTATAAGTATTATGCAAGGAGTGCCTGTCA ACCAGAATGCTAGTGTAGCTGGAGGCGGTGAAGGTGGTGATCGCAAGAAAGCTGCACCAGCTCCTGCACCCAAGCCTGACGTTCAAGAGCCTGCTGCAAATGGTGAAGAAGCTGAGGCTGATCGGAGCGACTCTGACGAGTCAGACAGCTGA
- the LOC120975817 gene encoding transcription factor GTE9-like: MASQSIPAGAPPGFPKPTNYLPAADLPRALERCRVLLDELLQHEDGWVFAKPVDTYEPGLGDYHSEIRQPMDLGTVRRRLERRRYQNPLCFASDVRRTFRNAMTYNYKGDDVYKSADVLSRIFESGWASISATLQSPPPVAERRARLKDELPRLPVDLQEKAAVIMKDVGGWIQEVDGRVEVDLDKADEATLDKLEWLLALATMRKEAGVLDNQTRSGAA, from the exons ATGGCGTCCCAAAGCATCCCGGCCGGAGCACCGCCCGGTTTCCCTAAACCTACGAACTACCTTCCCGCCGCCGATCTTCCCCGTGCCCTCGAACGCTGCCGCGTGCTGCTGGACGAGCTGCTGCAGCATGAAGACGGGTGGGTGTTCGCCAAGCCGGTTGATACATACGAACCCGGACTCGGCGACTACCACTCCGAAATCCGCCAACCCATGGATCTCGGCACCGTCCGCCGCCGCCTTGAACGGCGTCGCTACCAGAACCCGCTCTGCTTTGCCAGTGATGTCCGGCGTACCTTCCGCAACGCCATGACCTACAACTACAAGGGTGACGATGTGTATAAGAGTGCTGATGTGCTCTCTCGCATCTTCGAGTCAGGGTGGGCCTCCATTTCTGCAACGCTCCAGTCGCCACCGCCGGTCGCCGAGCGTAGGGCAAGGCTCAAGGATGAGCTGCCGCGGCTGCCGGTGGACTTGCAGGAGAAAGCGGCCGTCATTATGAAGGACGTAGGCGGGTGGATCCAGGAGGTGGATGGGAGGGTTGAGGTGGATTTGGACAAGGCCGACGAGGCGACTCTTGACAAGCTCGAGTGGCTGCTCGCTCTCGCCACCATGAGGAAG GAGGCAGGAGTGCTGGATAATCAAACTCGATCTGGCGCCGCATGA